A portion of the Elephas maximus indicus isolate mEleMax1 chromosome 13, mEleMax1 primary haplotype, whole genome shotgun sequence genome contains these proteins:
- the POU4F2 gene encoding POU domain, class 4, transcription factor 2 produces the protein MMMMSLNSKQAFSMPHGGSLHVEPKYSALHSASPGSSAPAAPAASSPSNSSNAGGGGAGSGGGGGRSSSASSSASSGGGSEAMRRACLPTPPSNIFGGLDESLLARAEALAAVDIVSQSKSHHHHPPHHSPFKPDATYHTMNTIPCTSAASSSSVPISHPSALAGTHHHHHHHHHHHHQPHQALEGELLEHLSPGLALGAMAGPDGTVVSTPAHAPHMATMNPMHQAALSMAHAHGLPSHMGCMSDVDADPRDLEAFAERFKQRRIKLGVTQADVGSALANLKIPGVGSLSQSTICRFESLTLSHNNMIALKPILQAWLEEAEKSHREKLTKPELFNGAEKKRKRTSIAAPEKRSLEAYFAIQPRPSSEKIAAIAEKLDLKKNVVRVWFCNQRQKQKRMKYSAGI, from the exons atgatgatgatgtcCCTGAACAGTAAGCAGGCGTTCAGCATGCCGCACGGCGGCAGCCTGCACGTGGAGCCCAAGTACTCGGCACTTCACAGTGCCTCGCCCGGTTCCTCCGCGCCCGCGGCGCCCGCGGCCAGCTCCCCTAGCAACTCGAGCAATGCTGGCGGCGGTGGCGCCGGTAGCGGAGGTGGAGGCGGCAGGAGCAGCAGCGCCAGTAGCAGCGCCAGCAGCGGCGGCGGCTCCGAGGCGATGCGGAGAGCGTGTCTTCCAACCCCACCG AGCAATATATTCGGCGGGCTGGATGAGAGTCTGCTGGCCCGCGCCGAGGCTCTGGCGGCCGTGGACATCGTCTCCCAGAGCAagagccaccaccaccacccgccCCACCACAGCCCCTTCAAACCGGACGCCACCTACCACACGATGAACACCATCCCGTGCACGTCGGCCGCTTCCTCTTCGTCGGTGCCCATCTCGCACCCGTCCGCGCTAGCCGGcacgcaccaccaccaccaccaccatcaccaccaccaccaccagccgcACCAGGCACTCGAGGGCGAGCTGCTGGAGCACCTGAGCCCTGGGCTGGCCCTGGGCGCCATGGCAGGCCCCGACGGCACCGTGGTGTCCACGCCGGCGCACGCGCCGCACATGGCCACGATGAACCCCATGCACCAAGCAGCGCTCAGCATGGCCCACGCGCATGGGCTGCCCTCGCACATGGGCTGCATGAGCGACGTGGACGCCGACCCTCGGGACCTGGAGGCGTTCGCCGAGCGCTTCAAGCAGCGACGCATCAAGCTGGGGGTGACCCAGGCCGACGTGGGCTCCGCGTTGGCTAACCTCAAGATCCCCGGCGTGGGCTCGCTTAGTCAGAGCACCATCTGCAGGTTCGAGTCCCTCACGCTGTCGCACAACAACATGATCGCTCTCAAGCCCATCCTGCAAGCTTGGCTCGAGGAGGCCGAGAAGTCCCACCGCGAGAAGCTCACCAAACCTGAGCTCTTCAACGGCGCGGAGAAGAAGCGCAAGCGTACATCCATCGCGGCTCCCGAAAAGCGTTCGCTTGAAGCCTACTTTGCCATCCAGCCGCGGCCCTCCTCGGAGAAGATCGCTGCCATCGCGGAGAAGCTGGACCTTAAGAAAAACGTGGTGCGCGTCTGGTTCTGCAACCAGAGGCAGAaacagaaaaggatgaaatattcCGCGGGCATTTAG